In Burkholderia sp. GAS332, one DNA window encodes the following:
- a CDS encoding 3-oxoacyl-[acyl-carrier protein] reductase, translating to MSKLTGKVAVVTGASKGIGAAIAKALAAQGASVVVNYASSKAGADDVVAAITAAGGKAVAVAGDVSKAPDATGIIDAAVETYGRLDILVNNSGVYEMAPIEAITEEHFHKQFNVNVLGLLLVTQAAAKHLGEGGSIVNVSSVVSRITPPGSAVYTATKGAVDAITGVLARELGPRKIRINSVNPGMVETEGTHSAGFIGSDFEQWAISTTPLGRIGQPDDIADVAVFLASDDSRWMTGESLIASGGSR from the coding sequence ATGAGCAAGCTCACAGGTAAGGTCGCGGTTGTAACGGGCGCATCGAAAGGCATCGGCGCCGCGATTGCGAAGGCACTGGCGGCGCAGGGCGCGTCGGTGGTGGTGAACTATGCGTCCAGCAAGGCGGGTGCCGACGATGTGGTCGCCGCAATCACCGCGGCGGGCGGCAAGGCCGTGGCCGTTGCGGGCGATGTGTCCAAGGCCCCCGATGCGACAGGCATCATCGATGCGGCAGTCGAAACGTATGGCCGCCTCGACATTCTCGTCAACAACTCCGGCGTGTATGAGATGGCACCGATCGAAGCGATCACCGAGGAGCACTTCCATAAGCAATTCAATGTGAACGTGCTGGGTCTGCTGTTGGTCACGCAAGCGGCGGCCAAGCATCTGGGCGAAGGCGGCAGCATCGTGAACGTCAGCTCGGTCGTCAGCCGTATCACGCCGCCGGGCAGCGCGGTCTATACCGCCACCAAGGGCGCGGTGGACGCTATCACCGGCGTGCTCGCACGTGAACTCGGCCCACGCAAGATTCGCATCAATTCCGTGAATCCCGGCATGGTGGAAACGGAAGGCACGCATAGCGCCGGCTTCATCGGCTCGGACTTCGAGCAGTGGGCGATCAGCACAACACCGCTTGGCCGTATCGGCCAGCCTGACGATATCGCCGACGTCGCCGTGTTCCTCGCCTCCGACGATTCGCGCTGGATGACCGGCGAAAGTCTGATTGCCAGCGGCGGTTCGCGCTAA
- a CDS encoding transcriptional regulator, LysR family has product MQYAQLRAFHAVAEHGGFSKAAQALSLTQPAVSDHVKRLEQDYGVKLFERGPRGVETTELGLRLFSVTRQMLSCERDARQLLESAGGLESGSLSLVADAPDLAVTLIGAFRKLHPGIVVTLSIANAADCMQRVLSSAVDAAITAAPQVHSRLESRVLRRDPLVAMVPASYPVAKKRKLSYAELVQQPMIFREPQSVTQQLLEIELVRESLQVEPVMYVDGREALEEAVAQGMGVGVIARAEFNESRRIRMIPLQDCQVRMIESLTRLAGRPGSNLLDALFAVELTSAAPVTAP; this is encoded by the coding sequence GTGCAATACGCGCAATTGCGGGCGTTTCATGCGGTCGCGGAACATGGCGGGTTCTCCAAAGCGGCGCAGGCGCTGTCGCTCACGCAGCCGGCGGTGTCGGATCACGTGAAGCGGCTCGAGCAGGATTACGGCGTCAAATTGTTCGAACGCGGCCCACGCGGCGTCGAAACCACCGAACTCGGCCTGCGTCTCTTTAGCGTGACGCGGCAGATGCTCAGTTGCGAGCGCGACGCGCGGCAACTGCTCGAATCGGCAGGTGGGCTCGAGTCCGGCTCGCTCTCGCTGGTCGCGGACGCGCCCGATCTGGCCGTCACGCTGATCGGTGCGTTTCGCAAGCTGCATCCGGGGATCGTCGTGACGCTGTCGATCGCCAATGCCGCGGACTGCATGCAGCGCGTGCTGTCAAGCGCGGTCGACGCCGCCATTACCGCCGCGCCGCAGGTGCACAGCCGGCTCGAGTCACGCGTGCTGCGGCGCGATCCGCTTGTGGCGATGGTGCCGGCAAGCTATCCGGTGGCGAAGAAACGCAAGCTGAGCTACGCGGAGCTTGTGCAGCAGCCGATGATTTTTCGCGAGCCGCAATCGGTCACGCAGCAGTTGCTGGAAATCGAATTGGTGCGCGAGTCGTTGCAGGTCGAGCCGGTGATGTACGTGGACGGACGTGAAGCGCTGGAGGAAGCGGTCGCCCAAGGCATGGGGGTAGGCGTCATTGCGCGCGCCGAATTCAATGAATCGCGGCGGATCAGGATGATTCCGCTTCAGGATTGCCAGGTGCGGATGATCGAATCGCTCACGCGGCTCGCCGGGCGGCCGGGGTCGAATCTGCTGGACGCGTTGTTTGCGGTGGAGTTGACGAGCGCCGCACCTGTAACGGCTCCATAA
- a CDS encoding 2-aminoethylphosphonate-pyruvate transaminase — MESAIDSSSTVSAMPLAVKCAAPAKGEPYLLTPGPLTTAFSTKEAMLRDWGSWDGDFRAMTAQLRRSLLEIAGDTAGEYDCVPLQGSGSYCVEAMLGSLIPRDGHALVLANGAYGKRIATTLGYLGRASTVLDKGDYLPPRGAEVESMLDADPRITHVVAVHCETSSGILNPIEEIAAATAKKGRKLLIDSMSAFGAVPLDVRQIPCEAFVSSANKCIEGVPGFGFVIARKDALQAAKGRSHSLSLDVYDQWDVMNRTGQWRFTPPTHTVAAFIEALRLHKLEGGQAGRLARYANNRDVLVAGMRELGFEPLLNARWRSPIIVTFFSPAHPSFKFERFYELMKEQGFIIYPGKLTVVDSFRIGCIGQVDERVMHRVVQACAQSLQAMGVGHAAPPAVAIEERKTLAEAA; from the coding sequence ATGGAAAGCGCGATCGATAGCTCCTCAACAGTGTCCGCCATGCCTTTAGCAGTGAAGTGTGCCGCGCCGGCGAAAGGCGAGCCGTATCTGCTGACACCTGGACCGCTGACCACGGCGTTCTCGACCAAGGAAGCGATGCTGCGCGACTGGGGCTCGTGGGACGGCGACTTCCGCGCCATGACTGCCCAACTGCGCCGCAGCCTGCTGGAGATTGCCGGCGACACCGCCGGCGAGTACGACTGCGTGCCGCTCCAGGGCAGCGGCAGCTATTGCGTCGAAGCGATGCTCGGCAGCCTGATTCCGCGCGATGGCCACGCCCTCGTGCTGGCCAACGGCGCCTATGGCAAGCGCATTGCGACCACCCTCGGTTATCTCGGCCGCGCCTCTACGGTGCTCGACAAGGGCGACTACCTGCCGCCGCGCGGCGCCGAAGTCGAAAGCATGCTGGACGCTGATCCGCGCATCACGCACGTGGTCGCGGTGCACTGTGAAACGAGCTCCGGCATTCTCAATCCGATCGAAGAAATCGCCGCCGCCACCGCTAAAAAAGGCCGCAAGCTGCTGATCGATTCGATGAGCGCGTTCGGCGCGGTGCCGCTCGATGTGCGGCAGATTCCGTGCGAGGCCTTTGTCTCGTCGGCGAACAAATGCATCGAGGGCGTGCCCGGCTTCGGCTTTGTGATCGCCCGCAAGGACGCGTTGCAGGCAGCCAAGGGCCGTAGCCACTCGCTCTCGCTCGACGTGTACGACCAGTGGGACGTGATGAACCGCACCGGCCAATGGCGCTTCACGCCGCCCACACACACGGTGGCTGCGTTTATCGAGGCGTTGCGTCTGCATAAGCTCGAAGGCGGGCAGGCCGGGCGTCTCGCGCGTTACGCGAACAACCGCGACGTGCTGGTCGCGGGCATGCGTGAACTCGGCTTCGAACCGCTGCTGAACGCGCGTTGGCGCTCGCCGATCATCGTGACGTTTTTCTCGCCGGCGCATCCGTCGTTCAAGTTCGAGCGTTTCTATGAATTGATGAAGGAGCAGGGTTTCATCATCTATCCGGGCAAGCTGACGGTGGTGGACAGCTTCCGCATCGGCTGCATCGGCCAGGTGGATGAGCGCGTGATGCACCGCGTGGTGCAGGCGTGTGCGCAATCCCTCCAGGCTATGGGTGTCGGGCACGCCGCGCCGCCGGCGGTGGCGATTGAAGAACGCAAGACGCTGGCCGAAGCGGCCTGA